In Streptomyces sp. NBC_00091, the following proteins share a genomic window:
- a CDS encoding C40 family peptidase, translated as MASHRRPKQPTRTRVTVLTATAAAAVALSSQSAMAAPDKPTKDEVKTKVDALYEEAEQATEKFNGAREHQEKLEKEIAQLQDQVARGQGELNDLRNTLGSMAAAQYRGGGVDPSVALLLSGDPETYLDKAATLQQLSGKQLEAISKIQAKRRALAQQRQEATGKLADLDATRKELGEKKKAAQDKLAEAQALLNTLTAQERSQLKDEEAKESKAGRAASESAAPAASASGRAGAALAAAKTKLGSAYIMGATGPSAYDCSGLTQWAYGQAGVSITRTTYTQANDGTRIGRSQLQPGDLVFFYDDLHHVGLYAGNNMTLHASNPRGGVKYESMDNMPFQFGVRV; from the coding sequence GTGGCGTCCCACCGTCGACCCAAGCAGCCGACCCGCACGCGCGTGACCGTGCTCACCGCCACCGCCGCCGCGGCGGTCGCCCTCTCCTCCCAGTCGGCCATGGCCGCCCCGGACAAGCCCACCAAGGACGAGGTCAAGACCAAGGTCGACGCCCTCTACGAGGAGGCCGAGCAGGCCACCGAGAAGTTCAACGGGGCCCGGGAGCACCAGGAGAAGCTCGAGAAGGAGATCGCGCAGCTCCAGGACCAGGTCGCCCGCGGCCAGGGCGAGCTCAACGACCTGCGCAACACCCTCGGTTCGATGGCCGCAGCCCAGTACCGCGGCGGCGGAGTCGACCCCTCCGTGGCGCTCCTCCTCTCCGGCGACCCGGAGACCTACCTCGACAAGGCCGCCACGCTCCAGCAGTTGAGCGGAAAGCAGCTCGAGGCGATATCGAAGATCCAGGCCAAGCGGCGCGCCCTCGCGCAGCAGCGCCAGGAGGCCACCGGCAAGCTCGCCGACCTCGACGCCACCCGCAAGGAACTCGGCGAGAAGAAGAAGGCCGCCCAGGACAAGCTCGCCGAGGCCCAGGCCCTCCTCAACACGCTGACCGCGCAGGAGCGCAGCCAGCTCAAGGACGAGGAGGCGAAGGAGAGCAAGGCCGGCCGCGCCGCGAGCGAGAGCGCCGCCCCCGCCGCGAGCGCCTCCGGCCGCGCCGGGGCCGCACTGGCCGCCGCGAAGACCAAGCTCGGCAGCGCGTACATCATGGGCGCCACCGGCCCCAGCGCCTACGACTGCTCCGGGCTGACCCAGTGGGCCTACGGGCAGGCCGGCGTCAGCATCACCCGTACCACCTACACCCAGGCCAACGACGGCACGCGCATCGGACGCAGCCAGCTCCAGCCCGGCGACCTGGTCTTCTTCTACGACGACCTGCACCACGTCGGCCTGTACGCCGGCAACAACATGACCCTGCACGCCTCCAACCCGCGCGGTGGGGTCAAGTACGAGTCGATGGACAACATGCCCTTCCAGTTCGGCGTCCGCGTCTGA
- a CDS encoding NlpC/P60 family protein, with protein MASHRRTGLSGLDRNTKVTVFTAAAASAAVAMTGAPALASPGLPQEPSGSRAQVDRLFEEAEQATERFNEAGEKADALRAEIGRAQDAVARGQDRINTMRGVLGTFAGAQYRSGGLDPTVELMLSDDPGAYLDKAAVLNRLSGRRTQQLGELREEQRRIGQQRQEASRKLAELEALRTEVATQKRSVTAKLAAARRLLNAMPTEERADFERASRSGGRSEVLPEPPSGSGRASGRAMAAVMAARAAVGRPYVWGSTGPSGFDCSGLMVWSYRQAGVALPRTSQAQRYAGRQVPLSQAQPGDLVTYRSDASHVGMYVGNGQVVHAPYPGARVRYDPVGMMPVSSVTRP; from the coding sequence GTGGCGTCCCATCGCCGGACCGGGCTCAGCGGCCTCGACCGGAACACCAAGGTCACCGTTTTCACCGCCGCCGCGGCCAGCGCCGCCGTGGCGATGACCGGCGCACCCGCGCTCGCGTCGCCGGGGCTCCCCCAGGAACCCTCCGGCTCCCGCGCCCAGGTCGACCGGCTCTTCGAAGAGGCCGAACAGGCCACCGAACGGTTCAACGAGGCGGGCGAGAAGGCCGACGCGCTGCGGGCCGAGATCGGCCGGGCCCAGGACGCGGTGGCCCGCGGCCAGGACCGCATCAACACCATGCGCGGGGTCCTCGGCACCTTCGCCGGGGCCCAGTACCGCTCCGGCGGCCTCGACCCCACCGTCGAGCTGATGCTGTCCGACGACCCCGGCGCCTACCTCGACAAGGCCGCCGTCCTGAACCGGCTCAGCGGCCGCCGGACCCAGCAGCTGGGCGAACTCCGCGAGGAGCAGCGGCGCATCGGCCAGCAGCGCCAGGAGGCCTCCCGCAAGCTCGCCGAACTCGAAGCCCTGCGCACGGAGGTCGCCACCCAGAAGCGCTCCGTCACGGCGAAGCTCGCCGCCGCGCGCCGGCTGCTCAACGCCATGCCCACCGAGGAGCGGGCCGACTTCGAGCGGGCCTCCCGCTCCGGCGGCCGCTCCGAGGTGCTGCCCGAGCCGCCCTCCGGCTCCGGCCGGGCCTCGGGCCGCGCCATGGCCGCCGTGATGGCCGCCAGGGCGGCGGTCGGACGGCCGTACGTGTGGGGCTCCACCGGCCCCTCCGGCTTCGACTGCTCCGGGCTGATGGTGTGGTCGTACCGCCAGGCCGGCGTCGCCCTGCCGCGCACCTCGCAGGCCCAGCGGTACGCGGGCCGGCAGGTGCCGCTCTCGCAGGCCCAGCCCGGGGACCTGGTGACGTACCGCTCGGACGCCAGTCACGTCGGCATGTACGTCGGCAACGGCCAGGTGGTGCACGCCCCGTACCCGGGCGCGCGGGTGCGGTACGACCCCGTCGGGATGATGCCGGTGTCCTCGGTGACACGGCCCTGA
- a CDS encoding glycosyltransferase family 4 protein has product MHKTLIVTNDFPPRPGGIQAFLHNMALRLDPERVVVYASTWKHGAEGREATAAFDAEQPFPVVRDRTTMLLPTPRVTRRAVSLLREHGCESVWFGAAAPLGLMGPALRRAGARRIVATTHGHEAGWAQLPAARQLLRRIGEGTDTLTYLGEYTRSRIASAVTPAAAARMVQLPPGVDEKTFHPGSGGAEVRARLGLTGRPVVVCVSRLVPRKGQDTLIEAMPRILAAVPDAVLLIVGGGPYEADLRALAASAGVADSVVFTGAVPWEELPAHYGAGDVFAMPCRTRRGGLDVEGLGIVYLEASATGLPVVAGDSGGAPDAVLDGETGWVVRGGAPEDAADRVVALLQDPELRDRMGAAGRAWVEEKWRWDLLAARLRALL; this is encoded by the coding sequence ATGCACAAGACGCTGATCGTGACCAACGACTTCCCGCCGCGCCCGGGCGGCATCCAGGCCTTCCTGCACAACATGGCGCTGCGGCTGGACCCCGAGCGGGTCGTCGTCTACGCCTCCACCTGGAAGCACGGCGCGGAGGGCCGCGAGGCCACCGCGGCCTTCGACGCGGAGCAGCCGTTCCCGGTGGTGCGCGACCGCACGACGATGCTGCTGCCGACACCCCGGGTGACGCGGCGGGCGGTGTCCCTGCTGCGCGAACACGGCTGCGAGTCGGTGTGGTTCGGGGCGGCGGCCCCGCTCGGGCTGATGGGCCCGGCGCTGCGGCGGGCGGGGGCGCGGCGGATCGTCGCGACCACGCACGGGCACGAGGCCGGCTGGGCGCAACTGCCCGCCGCGCGGCAGCTGCTGCGTCGGATCGGCGAGGGCACGGACACGCTGACCTACCTCGGGGAGTACACGCGCTCGCGGATCGCCTCGGCGGTGACGCCGGCGGCGGCGGCGCGGATGGTCCAGCTCCCGCCGGGGGTGGACGAGAAGACCTTCCACCCCGGGTCGGGGGGCGCCGAGGTCCGGGCCCGCCTCGGCCTGACCGGGCGGCCGGTGGTGGTCTGCGTCTCGCGGCTGGTGCCGCGCAAGGGGCAGGACACCCTGATCGAGGCGATGCCGCGGATCCTGGCGGCGGTGCCGGACGCGGTGCTGCTGATCGTGGGCGGCGGGCCGTACGAGGCGGACCTGCGCGCGCTGGCCGCCTCGGCCGGGGTCGCGGACTCCGTGGTCTTCACGGGCGCGGTCCCGTGGGAGGAACTCCCGGCCCACTACGGCGCGGGCGACGTCTTCGCGATGCCGTGCCGGACCCGGCGGGGCGGGCTGGACGTCGAGGGGCTCGGGATCGTGTACCTGGAGGCCTCGGCGACGGGCCTGCCGGTGGTCGCGGGCGACTCGGGCGGGGCGCCGGACGCGGTGCTGGACGGGGAGACCGGCTGGGTGGTCCGGGGCGGCGCCCCCGAGGACGCGGCCGACCGCGTCGTGGCGCTGCTCCAGGACCCGGAACTGCGCGACCGCATGGGCGCCGCCGGGCGCGCCTGGGTCGAGGAGAAGTGGCGCTGGGACCTCCTGGCCGCCCGCCTGCGCGCGCTGCTGTAG
- a CDS encoding GMC oxidoreductase: MTPNLTRRQLGLAALRTAAALGITRIGLSSAEAAAPAGTAQYAPAVVVGSGYGSAVAALRLGQAGVRTVVLEMGRLWDTPGPDGKVFPSTSAPDHRSMWFRNRTEAPLAQFLWLDVVNRDISPYPGVLDRVNYGDMSVYVGRGVGGGSLVNGGMAPTPRRSYFSEVFPGVDAEEMYGTYFPRARAMLGVNGIDPDWFESTEWYRFARTSRKHAHNTGLKTTFVPNVYDFEYMKREAAGTATRSALAGEVIYGNNHGKKSVDKTYLAAALGTGNVTIETMQRVVGVRQDPAGGYVLTVRTSDLTGRVTQVRELGCEQLFLGAGSLGTTEILLRARETGTLPALSEKVGLGWGHNGNVMTARANHLWDTVGCNQATMPALGIDDWDNAANPVFAEIAPLPMGIEHWISMYLAITRNPERGSFSYDAASDSARLNWTRDQNTPSVEAAKNLFDRINRRNVTVYRHDLFGDNKAFADNFTYHPLGGCVLGEATDAYGRVKGYQGLYVLDGSLVPGSLGVNPFVTITALAERNMERILAQP; encoded by the coding sequence ATGACACCGAACCTGACGCGCCGTCAACTCGGCCTCGCCGCCCTCCGTACCGCCGCCGCCCTCGGCATCACCCGCATCGGGCTCTCCTCCGCCGAGGCGGCGGCGCCGGCCGGCACCGCGCAGTACGCGCCCGCCGTCGTCGTCGGGTCCGGCTACGGCTCCGCCGTCGCCGCGCTGCGCCTCGGGCAGGCCGGCGTACGTACCGTCGTCCTCGAGATGGGCCGGCTGTGGGACACCCCCGGCCCCGACGGCAAGGTGTTCCCCTCCACCTCCGCGCCCGACCACCGCTCCATGTGGTTCCGCAACCGCACCGAGGCCCCCCTCGCCCAGTTCCTCTGGCTGGACGTGGTCAACCGCGACATCAGCCCGTACCCCGGCGTCCTCGACCGCGTGAACTACGGGGACATGTCCGTGTACGTGGGGCGGGGGGTGGGCGGCGGCTCCCTCGTCAACGGCGGCATGGCGCCGACCCCCAGACGCTCCTACTTCTCCGAGGTGTTCCCGGGCGTCGACGCCGAGGAGATGTACGGCACCTACTTCCCCCGCGCCCGCGCCATGCTCGGCGTCAACGGCATCGACCCCGACTGGTTCGAGTCCACGGAGTGGTACCGCTTCGCCCGGACCTCCCGCAAACACGCCCACAACACCGGCCTGAAGACCACCTTCGTGCCCAACGTCTACGACTTCGAGTACATGAAGCGCGAGGCCGCCGGCACCGCCACCCGCTCCGCGCTCGCGGGCGAGGTCATCTACGGCAACAACCACGGCAAGAAGAGCGTCGACAAGACCTACCTCGCCGCCGCCCTCGGCACCGGAAACGTCACCATCGAGACCATGCAGCGCGTGGTCGGCGTACGCCAGGACCCGGCCGGAGGCTACGTCCTCACCGTACGCACCAGCGACCTCACCGGCCGCGTCACCCAGGTCCGCGAACTCGGCTGCGAGCAGCTCTTCCTGGGGGCGGGCAGCCTCGGCACCACCGAGATCCTGCTGCGCGCCCGCGAGACCGGCACGCTGCCCGCGCTCAGCGAGAAGGTCGGGCTCGGCTGGGGCCACAACGGCAACGTCATGACCGCCCGCGCCAACCACCTCTGGGACACGGTCGGCTGCAACCAGGCCACCATGCCCGCCCTGGGCATCGACGACTGGGACAACGCGGCCAACCCCGTCTTCGCGGAGATCGCCCCGCTCCCCATGGGCATCGAGCACTGGATCTCGATGTACCTGGCCATCACCAGGAACCCGGAGCGCGGCAGCTTCAGCTACGACGCCGCGAGCGACTCGGCGCGGCTCAACTGGACCCGGGACCAGAACACCCCGTCGGTCGAGGCGGCGAAGAACCTCTTCGACCGCATCAACCGGCGGAACGTCACCGTCTACCGGCACGACCTCTTCGGCGACAACAAGGCCTTCGCCGACAACTTCACCTACCACCCGCTCGGCGGCTGCGTCCTCGGCGAGGCCACCGACGCCTACGGGCGGGTGAAGGGCTACCAGGGGCTGTACGTGCTCGACGGGTCACTGGTCCCCGGCTCGCTCGGCGTGAACCCGTTCGTGACGATCACGGCACTCGCCGAGCGGAACATGGAGCGGATCCTGGCCCAGCCCTAG